The following are encoded together in the Zingiber officinale cultivar Zhangliang chromosome 8A, Zo_v1.1, whole genome shotgun sequence genome:
- the LOC122012007 gene encoding protein EARLY HEADING DATE 2-like has protein sequence MAGEQANIVIPSSISGPSPLKIKKKKKRSLPGTPDPEAEVIALSPATLLATNRYVCEMCGKGFQREQNLQLHRRGHNLPWKLRKREEAERRKRVYVCPERSCVHHHPSRALGDLTGMKKHFCRKHGHEKRWRCHKCGKRYAVQSDCKAHAKTCGTREYRCHCGTFFARKDSFTTHRAFCDVLALETARAAASNMSSLTNSFCNFRESLMSANMEQTYTSILKLSNGEPDLQGSSTSAFISYYSNAGLQLNWIPSLFSNQHQHEEIVIPHEMSGLLQKGVQIGATTALLGGFEMKSLNSGIQFLNKYEGGLVEMNPSSFVINGTMDRDADEIMRGEELTRDFLGADAPAICASSLNGWTRVGN, from the exons ATGGCAGGAGAGCAAGCTAATATTGTTATTCCAAGTTCTATCAGTGGTCCTTCTCCCTtgaagatcaagaagaagaagaagagaagtttaCCAGGAACACCGG ATCCTGAAGCGGAGGTGATAGCATTGTCACCGGCGACGCTGCTGGCGACAAATAGATACGTGTGCGAGATGTGCGGGAAGGGGTTTCAGCGGGAGCAGAACTTGCAGCTGCACCGGCGAGGGCACAACTTGCCGTGGAAGCTCCGGAAGAGAGAGGAGGCGGAGCGGCGGAAGCGGGTGTACGTGTGCCCGGAGCGGAGCTGCGTCCACCACCACCCTTCGCGGGCTCTCGGCGATCTCACCGGCATGAAGAAGCACTTCTGCCGGAAGCACGGCCACGAGAAGCGGTGGAGGTGCCACAAGTGCGGCAAGCGCTACGCCGTGCAGTCGGACTGCAAGGCGCATGCCAAGACCTGCGGCACACGCGAGTACCGCTGCCACTGTGGTACCTTCTTCGCCAG GAAGGATAGTTTCACGACCCACAGGGCCTTCTGTGATGTCTTGGCCTTGGAGACAGCGAGAGCAGCAGCCTCAAACATGAGCAGCTTGACTAATTCCTTCTGCAACTTCAGGGAAAGTTTGATGAGTGCAAACATGGAGCAGACCTACACTTCCATACTCAAGCTCTCGAATGGTGAACCAGACCTTCAGGGAAGCAGCACTAGTGCTTTCATATCGTACTACTCAAATGCTGGGCTTCAATTGAATTGGATTCCATCTCTCTTCAGCAATCAGCATCAACACGAAGAAATAGTGATTCCACATGAAATGTCTGGTTTGTTGCAGAAAGGTGTGCAAATTGGTGCCACTACTGCTTTACTTGGCGGGTTTGAGATGAAGAGCCTGAACAGTGGCATCCAGTTTCTGAACAAATATGAAGGTGGTTTGGTAGAGATGAATCCATCAAGCTTCGTGATTAATGGCACAATGGACAGAGATGCTGATGAGATAATGCGAGGGGAAGAGTTGACCAGAGATTTCTTGGGCGCTGATGCTCCAGCCATTTGTGCATCATCATTGAATGGCTGGACCAGAGttggaaattga